Proteins encoded by one window of Arabidopsis thaliana chromosome 2, partial sequence:
- the GSTF10 gene encoding glutathione S-transferase PHI 10 (glutathione S-transferase PHI 10 (GSTF10); FUNCTIONS IN: glutathione transferase activity, copper ion binding, glutathione binding; INVOLVED IN: response to cadmium ion, response to water deprivation, toxin catabolic process; LOCATED IN: in 6 components; EXPRESSED IN: 25 plant structures; EXPRESSED DURING: 14 growth stages; CONTAINS InterPro DOMAIN/s: Thioredoxin fold (InterPro:IPR012335), Glutathione S-transferase, C-terminal (InterPro:IPR004046), Glutathione S-transferase, C-terminal-like (InterPro:IPR010987), Glutathione S-transferase/chloride channel, C-terminal (InterPro:IPR017933), Glutathione S-transferase, N-terminal (InterPro:IPR004045), Thioredoxin-like fold (InterPro:IPR012336); BEST Arabidopsis thaliana protein match is: glutathione S-transferase PHI 9 (TAIR:AT2G30860.1); Has 19000 Blast hits to 18970 proteins in 1605 species: Archae - 0; Bacteria - 10344; Metazoa - 2591; Fungi - 970; Plants - 1495; Viruses - 0; Other Eukaryotes - 3600 (source: NCBI BLink).) has translation MVLTIYAPLFASSKRAVVTLVEKGVSFETVNVDLMKGEQRQPEYLAIQPFGKIPVLVDGDYKIFESRAIMRYIAEKYRSQGPDLLGKTIEERGQVEQWLDVEATSYHPPLLALTLNIVFAPLMGFPADEKVIKESEEKLAEVLDVYEAQLSKNEYLAGDFVSLADLAHLPFTEYLVGPIGKAHLIKDRKHVSAWWDKISSRAAWKEVSAKYSLPV, from the exons atggtgTTGACAATCTATGCTCCTTTATTCGCTTCTTCAAAGAGAGCTGTTGTGACATTGGTGGAGAAGGGAGTATCATTCGAAACTGTCAATGTCGATCTCATGAAAGGAGAACAGAGACAGCCTGAGTATCTCGCGATTCAG CCTTTCGGTAAAATCCCAGTCCTCGTCGACGGAGACTACAAAATCTTCG AGTCGCGTGCGATCATGAGGTATATAGCAGAGAAGTATAGATCACAAGGACCTGATCTTTTGGGGAAGACTATTGAAGAGAGAGGACAAGTAGAGCAATGGTTAGACGTTGAGGCTACAAGTTACCATCCACCACTATTGGCTTTAACGCTCAACATTGTCTTTGCACCACTTATGGGTTTCCCTGCTGATGAGAAAGTTATTAAGGAGAGTGAAGAGAAGCTTGCAGAAGTGCTTGATGTCTATGAAGCTCAGCTTTCTAAGAACGAATACTTGGCTGGTGATTTTGTGAGTCTAGCTGATTTGGCTCACCTTCCTTTCACCGAGTATCTTGTTGGTCCTATTGGGAAGGCTCATTTGATCAAAGATAGGAAGCATGTTAGCGCTTGGTGGGATAAGATTAGTAGCCGTGCTGCGTGGAAGGAGGTTTCCGCTAAGTACTCACTACCTGTTTAA
- the SWAP70 gene encoding Pleckstrin homology (PH) domain-containing protein (Pleckstrin homology (PH) domain-containing protein; FUNCTIONS IN: phosphoinositide binding; INVOLVED IN: signal transduction; LOCATED IN: plant-type cell wall; EXPRESSED IN: stem; CONTAINS InterPro DOMAIN/s: Pleckstrin homology-type (InterPro:IPR011993), Pleckstrin homology (InterPro:IPR001849); Has 8327 Blast hits to 6951 proteins in 819 species: Archae - 67; Bacteria - 1101; Metazoa - 4180; Fungi - 797; Plants - 557; Viruses - 16; Other Eukaryotes - 1609 (source: NCBI BLink).) codes for MASNGASPRIVDATENSLDKIKRQLASGSGRNLLQGPLFKRSETLRKWNERWVILDPTTGKMEYKTRRNEPTIKGTILFDENSTISISPVNFQGLPKYNGCCIYIGTPQKKDYFLCAETPGAAKAWVTTLHATQLVLKAHKEAVESLSGSGSATLGTVATVVAAANSTALECSREIQAAMQISLRNALKITPNKPIDGPLDDLTIMKETLRVKDEELHNLARELRSRDSMIKEIADKLSETAEAAVAAASAAHTMDEQRKIVCVEFERLTTDSQRQQEATKLKLKELEEKTFTLSKEKDQLVKERDAALQEAHMWRSELGKARERVVILEGAVVRAEEKVRVAEASGEAKSKEASQREATAWTEKQELLAYVNMLQTQLQRQQLETKQVCEEKTESTNGEASLPMTKETEKNVDKACLSISRTASIPGENVVHMSEEQVVNAQPPVGENEWNDIQATEARVSDVREISAETERDRRNSLDIPVVSPEPNVPRNDPPSESFHHQP; via the exons ATGGCTTCCAACGGCGCTTCTCCg AGAATTGTTGATGCTACTGAGAACAGCTTGGATAAGATCAAGCGACAATTGGCATCTGGCTCTGGTCGGAACTTGCTACAAGGACCTCTTTTCAAGCGATCTGAAACT CTGAGAAAATGGAACGAACGATGGGTGATACTTGATCCAACAACAGGGAAAATGGAGTATAA GACGAGGCGAAATGAGCCAACTATCAAGGgaacaattttgtttgacGAAAATAGCACAATCTCCATCTCTCCTGTCAACTTCCA GGGGCTTCCAAAATATAATGGTTGCTGTATTT ATATTGGTACCCCACAGAAGAAAGATTACTTTTTGTGTGCAGAGACTCCTGGTGCAGCTAAAGCTTGGGTCACAACCTTACA TGCGACACAGCTAGTTCTAAAGGCCCATAAGGAGGCTGTCGAATCTCTAAGTGGAAGTGGTTCTGCAACACTTGGTACCGTTGCAACCGTTGTTGCCGCTGCCAATTCAACAGCATTGGAATGTTCCAGAGAAATTCAAGCAGCAATGCAGATCTCTTTGAGGAATGCATTGAAAATAACGCCAAATAAACCGATTGATGGACCACTAGATGATTTGACAATAATGAAG GAAACTCTGCGtgtcaaagatgaagaattacATAATTTAGCCAGGGAACTTCGTTCTCGTGACTCAATGATAAAGGAAATAGCAGATAAGCTATCTGAGACTGCTGAAGCAGCTGTAGCTGCAGCATCTGCTGCTCATACAATGGATGAACAAAGGAAAATCGTTTGTGTGGAATTTGAGCGCTTGACTACAGACTCACAGAGACAGCAAGAAGCCACAAAATTAAAG CTCAAGGAATTGGAAGAGAAGACCTTTACTTTGAGTAAGGAAAAAGATCAATTGGTTAAGGAAAGAGACGCTGCTCTCCAAGAGGCACATATGTGGCGGTCTGAGCTTGGGAAAGCCAGAGAGCGTGTTGTCATACTTGAAGGAGCTGTTGTGAGGGCCGAAGAGAAAGTGAGGGTTGCAGAAGCAAGCGGTgaagcaaaatcaaaagaggCTTCTCAGAGAGAAGCAACTGCTTGGACAGAGAAGCAAGAGCTTTTAGCATATGTGAATATGTTACAAACTCAGCTTCAAAG GCAGCAACTAGAGACAAAGCAAGTGTGTGAGGAGAAGACTGAGTCTACTAACGGCGAAGCTTCTCTTCCAATGACAaaggaaacagaaaagaaTGTGGATAAAGCATGTCTGAGCATTTCAAGAACAGCCTCTATACCGGGAGAGAATGTAGTCCATATGAGTGAAGAGCAGGTAGTAAACGCTCAGCCTCCGGTGGGAGAAAACGAATGGAATGATATTCAGGCAACAGAGGCAAGAGTTTCTGATGTAAGAGAAATATCTGCAGAGACTGAACGGGACAGAAGAAACAGCTTGGATATCCCGGTAGTGTCTCCTGAACCTAACGTTCCACGCAATGATCCGCCTTCCGAATCATTTCATCACCAGCCTTGA
- the SWAP70 gene encoding Pleckstrin homology (PH) domain-containing protein (Pleckstrin homology (PH) domain-containing protein; FUNCTIONS IN: phosphoinositide binding; INVOLVED IN: signal transduction; LOCATED IN: plant-type cell wall; EXPRESSED IN: stem; CONTAINS InterPro DOMAIN/s: Pleckstrin homology-type (InterPro:IPR011993), Pleckstrin homology (InterPro:IPR001849); Has 35333 Blast hits to 34131 proteins in 2444 species: Archae - 798; Bacteria - 22429; Metazoa - 974; Fungi - 991; Plants - 531; Viruses - 0; Other Eukaryotes - 9610 (source: NCBI BLink).), with translation MASNGASPRIVDATENSLDKIKRQLASGSGRNLLQGPLFKRSETLRKWNERWVILDPTTGKMEYKTRRNEPTIKGTILFDENSTISISPVNFQGLPKYNGCCIYIGTPQKKDYFLCAETPGAAKAWVTTLHATQLVLKAHKEAVESLSGSGSATLGTVATVVAAANSTALECSREIQAAMQISLRNALKITPNKPIDGPLDDLTIMKETLRVKDEELHNLARELRSRDSMIKEIADKLSETAEAAVAAASAAHTMDEQRKIVCVEFERLTTDSQRQQEATKLKLKELEEKTFTLSKEKDQLVKERDAALQEAHMWRSELGKARERVVILEGAVVRAEEKVRVAEASGEAKSKEASQREATAWTEKQELLAYVNMLQTQLQR, from the exons ATGGCTTCCAACGGCGCTTCTCCg AGAATTGTTGATGCTACTGAGAACAGCTTGGATAAGATCAAGCGACAATTGGCATCTGGCTCTGGTCGGAACTTGCTACAAGGACCTCTTTTCAAGCGATCTGAAACT CTGAGAAAATGGAACGAACGATGGGTGATACTTGATCCAACAACAGGGAAAATGGAGTATAA GACGAGGCGAAATGAGCCAACTATCAAGGgaacaattttgtttgacGAAAATAGCACAATCTCCATCTCTCCTGTCAACTTCCA GGGGCTTCCAAAATATAATGGTTGCTGTATTT ATATTGGTACCCCACAGAAGAAAGATTACTTTTTGTGTGCAGAGACTCCTGGTGCAGCTAAAGCTTGGGTCACAACCTTACA TGCGACACAGCTAGTTCTAAAGGCCCATAAGGAGGCTGTCGAATCTCTAAGTGGAAGTGGTTCTGCAACACTTGGTACCGTTGCAACCGTTGTTGCCGCTGCCAATTCAACAGCATTGGAATGTTCCAGAGAAATTCAAGCAGCAATGCAGATCTCTTTGAGGAATGCATTGAAAATAACGCCAAATAAACCGATTGATGGACCACTAGATGATTTGACAATAATGAAG GAAACTCTGCGtgtcaaagatgaagaattacATAATTTAGCCAGGGAACTTCGTTCTCGTGACTCAATGATAAAGGAAATAGCAGATAAGCTATCTGAGACTGCTGAAGCAGCTGTAGCTGCAGCATCTGCTGCTCATACAATGGATGAACAAAGGAAAATCGTTTGTGTGGAATTTGAGCGCTTGACTACAGACTCACAGAGACAGCAAGAAGCCACAAAATTAAAG CTCAAGGAATTGGAAGAGAAGACCTTTACTTTGAGTAAGGAAAAAGATCAATTGGTTAAGGAAAGAGACGCTGCTCTCCAAGAGGCACATATGTGGCGGTCTGAGCTTGGGAAAGCCAGAGAGCGTGTTGTCATACTTGAAGGAGCTGTTGTGAGGGCCGAAGAGAAAGTGAGGGTTGCAGAAGCAAGCGGTgaagcaaaatcaaaagaggCTTCTCAGAGAGAAGCAACTGCTTGGACAGAGAAGCAAGAGCTTTTAGCATATGTGAATATGTTACAAACTCAGCTTCAAAGGTGA
- a CDS encoding Cytochrome b561/ferric reductase transmembrane protein family (Cytochrome b561/ferric reductase transmembrane protein family; CONTAINS InterPro DOMAIN/s: Cytochrome b561, eukaryote (InterPro:IPR004877), Cytochrome b561/ferric reductase transmembrane (InterPro:IPR006593); BEST Arabidopsis thaliana protein match is: Cytochrome b561/ferric reductase transmembrane protein family (TAIR:AT4G18260.1); Has 487 Blast hits to 487 proteins in 83 species: Archae - 0; Bacteria - 0; Metazoa - 34; Fungi - 77; Plants - 362; Viruses - 0; Other Eukaryotes - 14 (source: NCBI BLink).): MEIHHQLLVSLLFLLLPLCSSQENTRSLAIDVNGPVETSPISEKLNPKLVYEIKVHGFMLWAAMGVLMPIGIISIRLMSIKDQPIITLRRLFFLHVTSQMVAVILVTIGAVMSVINFNNSFSNHHQQLGIGLYVIVWFQALLGFLRPPREEKARRKWFVGHWILGTSIAILGIINIYTGLHAYAKKTSKSANLWTILFTAQLSCIALVYLFQDKWSYIQSQATFNRNQSVDHNSNISTAETGHGYEVEESKPELEKC; this comes from the exons ATGGAGATTCATCATCAACTCTTAGtctctctcctcttcctcctccttccCCTATGCTCCTCCCAAGAAAACACCAGAAGCTTGGCCATTGATGTCAATGGTCCAGTCGAAACTTCTCCTATCTCCGAG AAACTAAATCCAAAGCTTGTGTACGAAATCAAAGTGCATGGCTTTATGCTTTGGGCAGCGATGGGTGTTTTGATGCCAATTGGTATAATCTCCATCAGATTAATGTCTATCAAAGACCAACCTATAATCACTCTTCGAcgactcttctttcttcatgtCACTTCTCAG ATGGTTGCAGTGATACTTGTGACAATAGGGGCAGTAATGTCAGTAATAAACTTCAACAATTCCTTCAGTAATCATCACCAACAGCTTGGAATTGGACTTTACGTCATTGTATGGTTCCAAGCTCTTCTTGGCTTCCTCCGACCTCCAAG agaagaaaaagctAGAAGGAAGTGGTTTGTAGGACATTGGATATTAGGAACATCAATTGCTATTCTTGGGATAATAAACATATACACAGGTTTACACGCTTACGCCAAAAAGACATCAAAAAGTGCTAATCTTTGGACCATACTCTTCACTGCACAACTCTCTTGTATTGCCTTGGTCTATCTTTTTCAAGATAAATGGTCTTATATCCAAAGCCAAGCTACCTTTAACAGAAATCAATCCGTTGATCATAACAGCAACATCTCAACCGCAGAGACTGGCCATGGATACGAGGTCGAAGAGAGTAAACCGGAGTTAGAGAAATGCTAA
- the TBL43 gene encoding TRICHOME BIREFRINGENCE-LIKE 43 (TRICHOME BIREFRINGENCE-LIKE 43 (TBL43); INVOLVED IN: biological_process unknown; LOCATED IN: endomembrane system; EXPRESSED IN: flower; EXPRESSED DURING: petal differentiation and expansion stage; CONTAINS InterPro DOMAIN/s: Protein of unknown function DUF231, plant (InterPro:IPR004253); BEST Arabidopsis thaliana protein match is: TRICHOME BIREFRINGENCE-LIKE 42 (TAIR:AT1G78710.1); Has 1340 Blast hits to 1315 proteins in 29 species: Archae - 0; Bacteria - 2; Metazoa - 0; Fungi - 0; Plants - 1338; Viruses - 0; Other Eukaryotes - 0 (source: NCBI BLink).), protein MMRGAAPTGVVSVMVLMILVLLKQIESASANGSSLGLPPRKFCNIYQGSWVYDKSYPLYDSKNCPFIERQFNCKSNGRPDSEYLKYRWQPSGCNLPRFNGLDFLGRIMKGKKLMFVGDSLSLNQWQSLTCLLHNAAPKANSTSTRSPSGLSVFSFPAYNSSIMFSRNAFLVDIVGAPPKRVMKLDSISSGSLWKTADVLVFNSWHWWLHTDRKQPWDAIMSGNVTVKDMDRLVAYEKAMMTWAKWIDQNIDPSKTKVFFQGISPDHGRAREWSKQGGKGSCIGETKPIMGSSYLAGPHAAEMVVAKVIKTMKNQARLMDVTLMSQLRKDGHPSVYGFGGHRMADCSHWCLSGVPDSWNQLLYSELFHS, encoded by the exons ATGATGAGAGGTGCTGCTCCCACCGGAGTAGTATCGGTCATGGTTTTAATGATACTTGTGTTGTTAAAACAAATAGAGAGTGCTAGTGCGAATGGTTCATCATTAGGGCTACCACCTAGAAAGTTTTGTAATATTTATCAAGGAAGTTGGGTCTATGACAAATCTTACCCTCTCTATGATTCCAAGAATTGCCCTTTCATCGAGAGACAGTTTAACTGCAAGTCCAATGGTCGCCCTGACAGCGAGTACCTCAAGTATCGATGGCAACCTTCCGGTTGCAATCTCCCCAG ATTCAACGGCTTAGATTTTCTGGGAAGGATAATGAAAGGGAAGAAACTGATGTTCGTAGGAGATTCACTGAGTCTAAACCAATGGCAATCTCTCACGTGTTTGCTCCACAACGCCGCACCAAAAGCCAATTCCACATCCACACGTTCCCCTTCTGGCCTCTCCGTCTTCTCATTCCCC GCTTACAATTCTTCGATTATGTTTTCAAGAAACGCGTTTCTTGTGGATATAGTCGGAGCCCCACCGAAGCGAGTGATGAAGCTTGACTCAATCTCGAGTGGTTCGTTGTGGAAAACCGCAGACGTTTTGGTCTTCAACTCTTGGCATTGGTGGCTTCACACAGACCGAAAACAACC ATGGGACGCAATTATGTCCGGGAATGTAACGGTTAAAGACATGGACCGGTTAGTGGCATATGAGAAAGCAATGATGACTTGGGCTAAGTGGATTGATCAAAATATTGATCCTTCCAAAACCAAAGTCTTCTTCCAAGGTATTTCTCCGGACCATGGCCG GGCAAGGGAATGGTCGAAACAAGGTGGCAAAGGCAGTTGCATAGGAGAAACAAAGCCGATTATGGGATCGAGTTACCTGGCTGGGCCGCACGCAGCCGAGATGGTGGTGGCGAAAGTGATAAAGACGATGAAGAATCAGGCGCGGTTAATGGATGTGACATTGATGTCTCAGCTAAGGAAAGATGGACATCCTTCAGTATACGGTTTTGGCGGTCACAGAATGGCGGATTGTAGCCATTGGTGTCTCTCTGGAGTCCCGGATAGCTGGAACCAGCTCTTGTATTCTGAGCTGtttcattcttaa
- the TBL43 gene encoding TRICHOME BIREFRINGENCE-LIKE 43 — translation MMRGAAPTGVVSVMVLMILVLLKQIESASANGSSLGLPPRKFCNIYQGSWVYDKSYPLYDSKNCPFIERQFNCKSNGRPDSEYLKYRWQPSGCNLPRFNGLDFLGRIMKGKKLMFVGDSLSLNQWQSLTCLLHNAAPKANSTSTRSPSGLSVFSFPAYNSSIMFSRNAFLVDIVGAPPKRVMKLDSISSGSLWKTADVLVFNSWHWWLHTDRKQPWDAIMSGNVTVKDMDRLVAYEKAMMTWAKWIDQNIDPSKTKVFFQGQGNGRNKVAKAVA, via the exons ATGATGAGAGGTGCTGCTCCCACCGGAGTAGTATCGGTCATGGTTTTAATGATACTTGTGTTGTTAAAACAAATAGAGAGTGCTAGTGCGAATGGTTCATCATTAGGGCTACCACCTAGAAAGTTTTGTAATATTTATCAAGGAAGTTGGGTCTATGACAAATCTTACCCTCTCTATGATTCCAAGAATTGCCCTTTCATCGAGAGACAGTTTAACTGCAAGTCCAATGGTCGCCCTGACAGCGAGTACCTCAAGTATCGATGGCAACCTTCCGGTTGCAATCTCCCCAG ATTCAACGGCTTAGATTTTCTGGGAAGGATAATGAAAGGGAAGAAACTGATGTTCGTAGGAGATTCACTGAGTCTAAACCAATGGCAATCTCTCACGTGTTTGCTCCACAACGCCGCACCAAAAGCCAATTCCACATCCACACGTTCCCCTTCTGGCCTCTCCGTCTTCTCATTCCCC GCTTACAATTCTTCGATTATGTTTTCAAGAAACGCGTTTCTTGTGGATATAGTCGGAGCCCCACCGAAGCGAGTGATGAAGCTTGACTCAATCTCGAGTGGTTCGTTGTGGAAAACCGCAGACGTTTTGGTCTTCAACTCTTGGCATTGGTGGCTTCACACAGACCGAAAACAACC ATGGGACGCAATTATGTCCGGGAATGTAACGGTTAAAGACATGGACCGGTTAGTGGCATATGAGAAAGCAATGATGACTTGGGCTAAGTGGATTGATCAAAATATTGATCCTTCCAAAACCAAAGTCTTCTTCCAAG GGCAAGGGAATGGTCGAAACAAGGTGGCAAAGGCAGTTGCATAG